DNA from Oxyura jamaicensis isolate SHBP4307 breed ruddy duck chromosome 4, BPBGC_Ojam_1.0, whole genome shotgun sequence:
GCTTAGGCAGACAATACAAGCACTGTAGTGTTTCCCTGGAGAGTAGCAGCtttacagaagaggaaggagtAGCAGCACTGAACAGACAGGCAAGCAACATCTCCCGTTCCTCTGAGCATCTGGAGAGCCAGTTATCTGACTTAAGGCAGGGAAGGCAGCCCATTACACCGGAGGTGTGTCCCTGATTATAAGCCAGCCGCCAGCAGAGCACTGCACTTTTGCTGGGAGGCTTATGCAGAGCTCCACGGAGCCTCGCTTCTTCCACCTTTCAGCTCATATTCAGGTGGGGTCCCAGGCCTGCAGACACGCCAGAAACAGTCAGGACTTTGTCTTTAGGTCAATAGTAAGGCCCCAACTTCTCGTAGCCTGAATAACTCGGCCACTCAGGAAACAGGCCATAGGAACAGCGAGGGCTCCCAAACTGGTCAAAGGCACTGCCAAAGTCAGGGCCACGCGGGGGGCAAATGGCTTCCTGGGCAGACTTCAGTTCCGACCGTATGATCCGGTAGTTTGTGCCTCTGTTGCTGTCCCAGTACACGTTGCCATTACACTCAAAGGAGACGGCAAACTCGACTCTTTCATGGGATTGAATTCCCTCAGGCAAGCTGAtgtcaaaggaaaatgtgtcCCGATCTGACCCTCCATATGTATCCTTGACATACTGGCATGGGTAGTCTACAAAGTTTTTCCAGGTGTCAAATGTCATCCTGATCCTCACGCTCTTTTCAAAAGCCAGATTCTTCACTTTCACTGTGCCCACAACAGACCGCTCCTTCAACATGCAGTTCTCAAGGCACACACAGTCCGTCTGGAGACGGTTTCTGAAGTCCAGGTAGTCTGCAGAAGGCTGAACAAAATCCAGGACAAAGCTGTCCCTCTCCACTGTCGTCAGACCCACAATGTTGTCGATCAGCTCGGTGATGTTGAAAGGAATATCTAGGGGATCATCAAACTCCGAGAACACCTTCACCATCGTCAGAGCAAAGCCTCTACTGTCTGCAAACGACACCTTCTTCTTCACTTTGTTGTGT
Protein-coding regions in this window:
- the PPP1R3B gene encoding protein phosphatase 1 regulatory subunit 3B isoform X2, with translation MAVDVAMQLYLCSSPLRRERCACKIAPKPSKPLRPCIQLNSKAVLTGPEEAANSFTHNKVKKKVSFADSRGFALTMVKVFSEFDDPLDIPFNITELIDNIVGLTTVERDSFVLDFVQPSADYLDFRNRLQTDCVCLENCMLKERSVVGTVKVKNLAFEKSVRIRMTFDTWKNFVDYPCQYVKDTYGGSDRDTFSFDISLPEGIQSHERVEFAVSFECNGNVYWDSNRGTNYRIIRSELKSAQEAICPPRGPDFGSAFDQFGSPRCSYGLFPEWPSYSGYEKLGPYY
- the PPP1R3B gene encoding protein phosphatase 1 regulatory subunit 3B isoform X1, with product MHCARVLDYFPHKQAMAVDVAMQLYLCSSPLRRERCACKIAPKPSKPLRPCIQLNSKAVLTGPEEAANSFTHNKVKKKVSFADSRGFALTMVKVFSEFDDPLDIPFNITELIDNIVGLTTVERDSFVLDFVQPSADYLDFRNRLQTDCVCLENCMLKERSVVGTVKVKNLAFEKSVRIRMTFDTWKNFVDYPCQYVKDTYGGSDRDTFSFDISLPEGIQSHERVEFAVSFECNGNVYWDSNRGTNYRIIRSELKSAQEAICPPRGPDFGSAFDQFGSPRCSYGLFPEWPSYSGYEKLGPYY